The Phaeobacter gallaeciensis DSM 26640 genomic sequence GTCCGAAATAGCCCAGCGAATAGGCTGTGGAACTGATGGCCCCGTAAAAGAGCACGCTCAGATAGACCATCAGGAACAGCACGGTGAAGGCGTCCACCCATGCTTTGGTCTTCAGCGACCAGGACCCGTAGAATAGATCCATGCGGACGTTGCTGCCCATCTGGATCGAGTAAGGCCCGCCCAGGATGTAGTAGGCAACCATGACAAACTGTGCGGTCTCCAACGTCCAGAGTGACGGGTTGAAGAATGTCTTGGAGATCGACGACCACAGCAACACGCCGACCAGCACAAAGATCAGATACATGGCAAAACGACCAATCAGCCGGTTCATCGCATCAATGGCGCGCACGTAGCTTTTGATGGCTCTAGGCATCGGCGGCCCCCTTTGTAACGAGGGTCGCGAGAGCCGGGCGCAACAGGCACAGCAACTCTTCGGTCATGGTGGTTTCCTGTTCTGGGGTGCGCAGCAGATCATTGCGGATCTCAATCATCACATTGGCCAGACCGTTATCCTGTCCATGCAGCACCAGGGAATGGGTGACGCCGTCCTGCGGACCATAAGGCGCATTGCGCTCAACCTGGCGATGGGACAGCGCAGGTGCCGCGTCCAGCATCGCGTCGGCCAGCAGCGTATCATCATCATGCAGAATGCCGATTTCGACACTGCGTGGGCTGCCGTAGTAGACCGGTGTGAAGCTGTGAATGGTGACCAGCATCGTCTCACGACCTGCAGCCTTGCGATCTGCAATTACCTTGGCCACAGCCGCACAGAAAGGGTCGTAGACGGTTGCCACCCGTTCTGCCCGCGCTGCTGCGTCCAGATCGCGGTTGCCCGGCACCTCGATCAGTTCCGATTTGGCAGGCATGGCGCTCGGGGCTTCGGGAGGGCGGTTGCAGTCATAGACCAGTCGCGACACGCAGCTTGCAACCAATGGCGCGTCCAGCGCATCCGATAGGC encodes the following:
- a CDS encoding N-formylglutamate amidohydrolase: MSLSDSNAPSAASPDLPNRAVEVWNATGTGAVLVLCEHASNHIPARYEGLGLSEEDRSSHAAWDPGALAVAKGLSDALDAPLVASCVSRLVYDCNRPPEAPSAMPAKSELIEVPGNRDLDAAARAERVATVYDPFCAAVAKVIADRKAAGRETMLVTIHSFTPVYYGSPRSVEIGILHDDDTLLADAMLDAAPALSHRQVERNAPYGPQDGVTHSLVLHGQDNGLANVMIEIRNDLLRTPEQETTMTEELLCLLRPALATLVTKGAADA
- a CDS encoding TRAP transporter small permease subunit; this translates as MPRAIKSYVRAIDAMNRLIGRFAMYLIFVLVGVLLWSSISKTFFNPSLWTLETAQFVMVAYYILGGPYSIQMGSNVRMDLFYGSWSLKTKAWVDAFTVLFLMVYLSVLFYGAISSTAYSLGYFGLEPFQFFGDLLMTLVTEGLDAASAKLGYLERSSTAWRPFMWPIKTLLCFGVFLMLLQCLAELFRDLGRLRGDDF